The DNA segment TCTTCCCCAATTTCTGTGCATGTCCAAAGTATATCAGCCATGAATCTTTCCCGACCCACCAACGTTGGCTGTTTTACTGCCTCCTCCTCAGGTTCTGTTTACCAATTGATTCCCTGTGTGTTTGTGCTTTGATTGTGTTCTCTCTTTcttattatttgttttcttttttttttaatcacaaCAACTTTTCTTGAGTTGGGTTTCTCATTTTACTCGTAATGTTGCTTTCCTGTGGAAGTCTGCGTTTTACAACCTTCGATGTTATGGATAGACCACCATTTGAGTCATTAATTCATGTCTTTTGAGTTTGGGTGGAATAGTGTTATAGCGTGCGCGCCGATTGAAAGCGATGCTAATAGATTAATTCTCCACGTTTGTGGTTTGTCTTTTCATGAAAAAGGAGCTTTATTGTCAAATTGATGCTGTGAAGAACCAAAAGGAATTCAAGTTTCCCTAACATTTGTATCATCTtctttcactatatatatatacatatatattttatactCTCTTAAAGAGGCTAGAAAGAGCAAACGCCTTGAACAGGCTAGGATTATACGAATCTCTGCATCAGATATCTGAATATTTATTAGTTTCTTTCTATGTTGCAGTCAGGGAGCATAGTTGAGTATGAGTTTAATGAAGATGAATTGGAATGAACTTAGTTTTATGTCAAGGACAAATTCTCAGGATTCTTTCTAAGAGTTATAGACTATTTTATCTCAACCAATAACATAACATCGAAGAGAGGATAAATTTTTTAGTCATTTGAGAATGAAATTTAACCTAAGTGAAATGTCCTAGTAAAAAATGTGCTTTTATTATCTTTTACATCAAATCCTCATAATGTTGATCTTTGTCCTATTTTCTTAGTGTCTTAAACCAGGGAAAATATTTGCGAGTAACATAACATTTGtggcttttttcttttttggggaACATTCCTGCATACCCTTCTGATTTGTGAAAATTATTCTTCCCAACCAGCTTCTCTATTCCCTGAATTGGATGTGGACACAAAAACTAAAACTGGAGCTTTGGTATGatgtcatttattttttttatttttttcagcTTGTTATCTTTCAAACCCAAGTTATATATTTTACTTTTACTCTTACAGCGCTtagaagaaacaaaagaaagaatcaaaaaaTTGTTCGACAAGGTTGAACTTTCAGTTTCTGCATATGATACTGCATGGGTGGCAATGGTTCCTTCTCCAAACTCTCTTAACAAACCTCTTTTTCCTGAGTGCATAAACTGGGTACTAGATAATCAACACCCTGATGGCTCATGGGGCATTCTCCATGACCATCAGTTGCTGATGAAAGCCACTCTCTTATCTACATTAGCATGTGTTCTCACTCTTAAGCGATGGAATATTGGTCAAGATCACATGAGCAAGGGTATTCTTACTTTACTTTCTAGAGGTCTTCTCCATGAAATATTCGGCAATAAGCTCAAGGCATTTCCTTTGTTTTGCAGCCCTTAGTTTTATCAAATCTAATATAGCTTCAGCTACTGATGAGAAGCAACGTTCTCCTGTGGGATTTGACATAATTTTCCCTGGTATGATTGAGTATGCtaaagatttgaatttgaatctaCCCTTGGCACCGATGAAAGTGGATGCTTTGGTTCAAAAAAAAGAGTTGGAGCTTAGAAGGTAATTTTAGCTCGCATGAAGAGTTGGAGCTTAGAGCAAAATGAGATTTAAAAAGTTTTGAGGTTTTTATTCCTGGAAATATGAGATTTGTTTTTCCCCatataatttctttaaaatatggAATGGCTGATCGATGCATCCAAGTTTTCTGACATCTGATGCTCTACTTCAGTTCTTAGTATGATTGAGCAGGACTTTAAACACTCAGCAATTTATGAGTAAATACTGTAGATttgtattatttaaattaggTCCTTTACTGAATAAGGAAAACATTTTCCTCACTGTTCCTTTTCTTCTATTTGGCCCTTGGCTCTTCTGTTCTGAAGCTGCAGAAGCAACTCTGAAGGAGGAAAAGCCTATTTAGCGTATGTTTCAGAAGGAATTGAAAATTTACAGGATTGGGAAATGGTCATGCAATATCAAAGGAAGAATGGATCACTGTTTAATTCTCCATCCACTACAGCAGTGGCTTTTATGCACAGAAATGATGATGGCTGTTTTAATTACCTTCGCTCAGTCTTACAGAAGTTTGATGATTCAGGTTCCTCTGACATTATTTTCTGCTTGTCTTTTCCTTTCTTATGGGGCATTTGGGGTAAggaattggttattatagtcctaggttattatagttgggttataatagtttgtgtttggggtgtaaattattttagtttgagttataatagtatatgtttgaggtataaactattttactttgagaagaaaatagtaaacactataacaaagaataaaaaatgatggatgtaaaatagtaaaagctgtagcaaatagtaaatactatagcaaatgagagttttgaaatagtgttgactgtagcaagaggtggttattagtcttaagatagtccTTGCCCCAAACACACCCTGAATGTCTAATTtatttctcataattttttggTCATATATTGATGTTTCTCAGTTCCTACAATATATCCTCTGGATATATATGCTCGTTTACACATGGTTGATAGCCTGCAAAAATTCGGGATTGGTCGGCATTTCAAAGAGGAGATTAGAAGTGTATTAGATGAAACATACAGGTAGTATGATATTTTTAACCGATCACCCCATGATGGATTACATGACTAACAAACACCATACATCTCTGCTTATATACTCTGTTGTTTAATTCAAGTTCAGTTAGTCTGTGGTTGAATTCCTTTCTAAATATCAATGGTTCGTGGAATCTTTTTGCAAGAACAGATGTTGGATGCAAGGAGAGGAAAATATATTCTTAGATGCTTCAACTTGTGCAATGGCCTTCCGGTTGTTACGTGTTGAAGGATATGATGTTTCTTCAGGTGTCTTGTGATTATGGAATTTTAGAGCTGAAATGTTGGATCAAAGAAAAAGTCTAATTTGTGTAATTTGTTCTTTAGATAAACTCACTCAATTCTCAGAAGTTCTCTTTCCCAATTGCCTTGGAGGACATTTAAAAGACTTTGGTGCCTCAATGGAGTTATTTAAGGCCTCTCAGATTATCATTTATCCAGATGAATCTATTCTGGAAAATGTGAACTCTTGGACTAGTCGTTTCCTTAATCATGGATTATCTGGTGGTTTGGTTCGTTCTGATAGAACTGATAGACTC comes from the Benincasa hispida cultivar B227 chromosome 5, ASM972705v1, whole genome shotgun sequence genome and includes:
- the LOC120077990 gene encoding ent-kaur-16-ene synthase, chloroplastic isoform X3; protein product: MNLSRPTNVGCFTASSSASLFPELDVDTKTKTGALRLEETKERIKKLFDKVELSVSAYDTAWVAMVPSPNSLNKPLFPECINWVLDNQHPDGSWGILHDHQLLMKATLLSTLACVLTLKRWNIGQDHMSKALSFIKSNIASATDEKQRSPVGFDIIFPGMIEYAKDLNLNLPLAPMKVDALVQKKELELRSCRSNSEGGKAYLAYVSEGIENLQDWEMVMQYQRKNGSLFNSPSTTAVAFMHRNDDGCFNYLRSVLQKFDDSVPTIYPLDIYARLHMVDSLQKFGIGRHFKEEIRSVLDETYRCWMQGEENIFLDASTCAMAFRLLRVEGYDVSSDKLTQFSEVLFPNCLGGHLKDFGASMELFKASQIIIYPDESILENVNSWTSRFLNHGLSGGLVRSDRTDRLVKQEAVNALEFPYNATLERLLNKRALESYSGDIVRISKTTYACLNFGHQDFLELAVEDFNTLQCIHRKELKELEKWVVENKLDKLKFARQKLAYCYFSAAATLTSPELCDARLSWAKNGVLTTVVDDFFDVGGSEEELLNLIQLVEKWDANGETGYCSKEVEIIFLALHSTVCDIGRRALSWQGRSVTRNVIDIWLALLESMRKEAEWLKNKVVPSMDEYMENGYVSFALGPIVLPTLYFVGPKLPEEVIGNCEYKKLFKLMSTCGRLLNDTRTFDRESSEGKLNAMSLCIINAGGKLTKEEATEAMKGDVERTRRELLRLVLQENTTIPRACKDLFRKMSCVVHLFYRKDDGFTSHELMKSAKALFEQPMVLDQLLNK